GATACATTTTTAAAGTTTAACCTGGTTTTATCTGAAGAGGCTACTTTAGATATAGAGGCATGGGTAGTTTGGCATAAAAGGAGAGATGATTTTAATGTCTACGGCCTTCGTTTTACTCAGATAAATGAAGAAAACAGGGGGGAAATCTATAAATTTCTCTATAAATATTTCCCTGAGGAGGTGGTTAAAAGATGGGGACAAAAAACAGCAGTTAATACAGGAGGCGAGACTATGCAAGACAAGAGGATTTTTGAGAGGTTTCCCGCGAGTTTACCTTTAAGATTCATCGACTTAAGCGTAAATAAAGAGAGCCAGGCGCAGACACAGGATATCAGCGCTAAAGGGATTGGGCTAATGACAGATAAAGAGCTTAGCCCGCAAACGCCTTTAGAGATGTGGCTGGATATCCCTGACCACCGCGAGCCGCTTTATACCCGGGGAGAAGTGGCCTGGTCTAAGCTATTGGGGCCCGATAAATACAGGGTAGGAGTTAATTTAGAAAGGGCGGACTTAATGGGTATAGCGCGGATATTAAGGTCATAATTTTTAGGGCTCTGGCTATGTTAAGAGAAGAAAAGCCAGTTTTTTAACTTGACAGAACTTTAATTATATTATATACTTATGACAAAGATAACAAGAAAACGTTTTTTTCATAAGAGTTTTTTAAAAGATTTAAAAATCAGGGCCACGGTTGAAATTGGACTTGAAAAGATCCAAAGAAACGCGGCCTTTTTATTTATTGTATAAATTTAGGGTTTGTGTTAAAATAAATTTTTAAAGGAATAAAGCCACGGAGAAAGGAAGGAGAGAAATATGGAGGACCGCAGGGTGTTCGCCCGGATAAATACCAGTTTTCCTGTAAGATTCTTAGACCCCACTCGCGGGATAGAGGGCCGGGCAGAGACGGTGGACATTAGCGCTAATGGCTTGGGTTTAGTTACTCAAGAAAACTTATCGTCCAGGACGCCTTTAGAGATTTGGTTGGACATTCCTGACCAACATGAGCCGCTGTATACCCGGGGGAATGTGGTCTGGTCACAGGCCTCTTCCGATGCAGGGCAGCAGCGCGTAGGCATACGTTTGGAAAAAGCCGAACTCATGGGCCTGGCGCGCGTATTATGGATGCGGAAACAAGCAGAGGATAGGTTTAATTGAGTTTGTTAATGAAAAGGATTTGTTGCGCGTTTTTATTTGTTTTTTGTTCTTTTTTATGCCTCGCCGGTTGCGTGCCGCAGCAGTCGGATAAATACCAAACCACCTTGACTGTCTGGCATTGGATGACCGACAGAGAAGAAGCCTT
This Candidatus Omnitrophota bacterium DNA region includes the following protein-coding sequences:
- a CDS encoding PilZ domain-containing protein, giving the protein MKDRRRSIRWQINQQAKVKLEGAYAFIQCFIKDINFTGLQISLRMKLPEDTFLKFNLVLSEEATLDIEAWVVWHKRRDDFNVYGLRFTQINEENRGEIYKFLYKYFPEEVVKRWGQKTAVNTGGETMQDKRIFERFPASLPLRFIDLSVNKESQAQTQDISAKGIGLMTDKELSPQTPLEMWLDIPDHREPLYTRGEVAWSKLLGPDKYRVGVNLERADLMGIARILRS
- a CDS encoding PilZ domain-containing protein gives rise to the protein MEDRRVFARINTSFPVRFLDPTRGIEGRAETVDISANGLGLVTQENLSSRTPLEIWLDIPDQHEPLYTRGNVVWSQASSDAGQQRVGIRLEKAELMGLARVLWMRKQAEDRFN